A window from Theobroma cacao cultivar B97-61/B2 chromosome 3, Criollo_cocoa_genome_V2, whole genome shotgun sequence encodes these proteins:
- the LOC18604778 gene encoding eukaryotic translation initiation factor 3 subunit A isoform X1, which translates to MNEEYDTGFAVAVAAAAYAINSLEEDEARRRIKTERLRNDTTTRVRNSDRVTRRYSSKEVRTAGETSSRKSKEQDYRRQESALTTRKPGHSSSARPMTMEAGDQRWKGNSSQLNVVETKADAWEKAQTEKVNRRYEDKKASILAWANEKKLRAKIKMERRKKELEQKIKRNQQFYQAKIARIDHVAGGARAQADEQRRNEELKVKEKARKRRASGQDPVTCFCF; encoded by the exons ATGAACGAGGAGTATGACACTGGGTTTGCTGTTGCAGTGGCGGCTGCTGCATATGCCATCAACTcacttgaagaagatgaagcaCGACGTAGGATCAAGACAGAGAGATTAAGAAATGATACCACAACCAGGGTGCGAAATTCTGACAGAGTGACTAGGCGATACTCTAGCAAGGAAGTGAGAACTGCAG GTGAAACTTCCAGCAGAAAGTCAAAGGAACAGGATTATAGGAGACAAGAGAGCGCTTTAACAACTCGCAAACCAGGTCATTCATCCTCTGCTAGGCCTATGACCATGGAAGCTGGAGACCAAAGGTGGAAGGGAAATTCTTCCCAACTCAATGTTGTGGAAACCAAAGCAGATGCATGGGAGAAAGCTCAGACGGAAAAAGTTAACAGGCG GTATGAGGATAAGAAAGCATCAATTCTTGCCTGGGCGAATGAAAAAAAGCTGCGAGCCAAAATTAAGATGGAGAGGAGAAAG AAAGAATTGGAgcagaaaataaagagaaaccAACAATTTTACCAGGCCAAGATAGCAAGAATTGATCATGTTGCTGGTGGAGCTAGAGCACAGGCAGATGAGCAAAGAAGAAACGAGGAATTGAAGGTTAAAGAAAAAGCAAGGAAAAGGAGAGCCTCAGGACAGGACCCTGTTACATGTTTCTGCTTCTGA
- the LOC18604778 gene encoding eukaryotic translation initiation factor 3 subunit A isoform X2 — MAAAAYAINSLEEDEARRRIKTERLRNDTTTRVRNSDRVTRRYSSKEVRTAGETSSRKSKEQDYRRQESALTTRKPGHSSSARPMTMEAGDQRWKGNSSQLNVVETKADAWEKAQTEKVNRRYEDKKASILAWANEKKLRAKIKMERRKKELEQKIKRNQQFYQAKIARIDHVAGGARAQADEQRRNEELKVKEKARKRRASGQDPVTCFCF; from the exons A TGGCGGCTGCTGCATATGCCATCAACTcacttgaagaagatgaagcaCGACGTAGGATCAAGACAGAGAGATTAAGAAATGATACCACAACCAGGGTGCGAAATTCTGACAGAGTGACTAGGCGATACTCTAGCAAGGAAGTGAGAACTGCAG GTGAAACTTCCAGCAGAAAGTCAAAGGAACAGGATTATAGGAGACAAGAGAGCGCTTTAACAACTCGCAAACCAGGTCATTCATCCTCTGCTAGGCCTATGACCATGGAAGCTGGAGACCAAAGGTGGAAGGGAAATTCTTCCCAACTCAATGTTGTGGAAACCAAAGCAGATGCATGGGAGAAAGCTCAGACGGAAAAAGTTAACAGGCG GTATGAGGATAAGAAAGCATCAATTCTTGCCTGGGCGAATGAAAAAAAGCTGCGAGCCAAAATTAAGATGGAGAGGAGAAAG AAAGAATTGGAgcagaaaataaagagaaaccAACAATTTTACCAGGCCAAGATAGCAAGAATTGATCATGTTGCTGGTGGAGCTAGAGCACAGGCAGATGAGCAAAGAAGAAACGAGGAATTGAAGGTTAAAGAAAAAGCAAGGAAAAGGAGAGCCTCAGGACAGGACCCTGTTACATGTTTCTGCTTCTGA